A stretch of Procambarus clarkii isolate CNS0578487 chromosome 20, FALCON_Pclarkii_2.0, whole genome shotgun sequence DNA encodes these proteins:
- the LOC123752586 gene encoding zinc finger protein 84-like, translating into MSVFSASEETEQNVAAIAQMQPHTEEKSYHCSVCLKDFFQKKELVLHMKEHRGEKLFKCSECQKGFKQKGHLLRHMKIHTGEKPYQCLVCKKNFLSKFELVIHTRIHTGEKPYQCSVCQKDFTQKSHLVSHMRIHNKKKPYECSVCQCEFLRKHDLVQHMRTHTGKKPYQCTECPKDFVQNSELIIHMRIHTGEKPYHCTECLKDFSQKSNLLSHMRSHTADKMYQCSVCRKDFLRKTELVLHMRVHTGEKPYQCSVCLKEFSQRCHLATHRRIHTGEKPYQCGVCLKGFNKKNHLVIHERIHTGEKPYQCALCQKDFSIKCYLVIHMRTHTGERPYQCTECLKSFRYKPALINHMRIHTGEKPYQCSVCLKKFRYKPSLVTHMRTHTGEKPYECSECLQRFRYKPGLVKHLQTHKQKSLVEVSV; encoded by the coding sequence ATGTCTGTATTCAGTGCAtctgaagaaactgaacaaaacgtTGCTGCAATAGCACAAATGCAACCTCATACAGAAGAGAAatcatatcactgttcagtgtgtCTAAAAGATTTTTTTCAAAAAAAAGAATTAGTATTGCATATGAAAGAACACAGAGGAGAAAAGTTGTTTAAATGTTCCGAATGTCAAAAAGGTTTTAAACAAAAAGGTCATTTATTAAGACACATGAAAATTCATACAGGAGAAAAACCATATCAATGTTTGGTTTgtaaaaaaaactttttaagtaAATTTGAATTAGTAATACATACAAGAATTCATACAGGAGAAAAaccatatcagtgttcagtgtgtcaaaaagattTTACACAAAAGTCTCATTTAGTATCACACATGAGAATTCACAACAAAAAGAAACCATATGAGTGTTCAGTGTGTCAATGTGAGTTTTTACGAAAACATGACTTAGTGCAACATATGAGAACTCATACTGGAAAAAAACCTTATCAGTGTACCGAGTGTCCAAAAGACTTTGTACAAAACTCTGAATTAATAATACATATGAGAATTCATACAGGAGAAAAGCCTTATCACTGTACAGAATGTctaaaagacttttcacaaaaatcaaaTTTGCTCTCACACATGAGAAGCCATACGGCAGATAAAATGTATCAGTGTTCTGTGTGCCGAAAGGATTTTCTACGAAAAACTGAATTAGTACTACATATGAGGGTTCATACAGGAGAAAAACCATATCAGTGCTCAGTATGTCTAAAAGAATTTTCACAAAGATGTCATTTAGCAACACACAGAAGAATACATACTGGAGAGAAGCCATATCAGTGCGGAGTGTGTCTGAAAGGCTTCAACAAAAAAAATCATTTAGTAATACATGAAAGAATTCATACAGGAGAAAAACCTTATCAGTGTGCAttgtgtcaaaaagacttttcaataAAGTGTTACTTAGTAATACATATGAGAACCCACACAGGAGAGAGACCATATCAATGTACAGAATGTCTAAAGAGCTTTCGATACAAACCTGCTTTAATAAATCACATGAGAATTCATACTGGAGAGAAACCCTACCAGTGTTCAGTGTGTCTTAAAAAATTTCGATATAAACCTTCCTTAGTAACTCACATGAGAACTCATACAGGTGAGAAACCCTATGAGTGTTCAGAGTGTCTACAAAGATTTCGATACAAACCTGGTCTAGTAAAGCATTTGCAAACTCATAAACAGAAATCCCTAGTTGAAGTCAGTGTCTAA